The Primulina huaijiensis isolate GDHJ02 chromosome 12, ASM1229523v2, whole genome shotgun sequence genome has a window encoding:
- the LOC140989981 gene encoding ERAD-associated E3 ubiquitin-protein ligase HRD1B-like isoform X2 has translation MMKLRTYAGLSLIATLAVIYHSFNSRGHFYPAMVYLSTSKISLVLLLNMCLVIMCILWQLTKKIFLGSLREAEIERLNEQSWREIMEILFAITIFRQDFSVTFLGMVTALLLIKSLHWLAQKRVEYIETTPSVPVRSHIRIVSFMGFLLLIDSIFLYNSIKYLVETRQASVSLFFSFEYMILATTTVSTFIKYIFYVSDMLMEGQWEKKAVYTFYLELIRDLLHLTMYMCFFLVIFVNYGVPLHLIRELYETFRNFKTRVADYIRYRKITSNMNDRFPDATSEELNASDATCIICREEMTMAKKLLCGHLFHVHCLRSWLERQNTCPTCRALVVPSENGTSTSGSRADGHQQGVSASGTSSQASSAGDGVANDNVSQHQSRLQAAAAAASIYEKSFVYPSPNTLMWSTGYALLPQTIGHSSNTSMTNNAAGTSTSGLPQQYQFLNTTFAQSPECTFVPSQFLGFNGQVGTGSASESALDLQMKLIENQIEFLQQQLQHLQASNCEKTMDQGSSDVKGKSASSPSSSVVDSTNTEATIQ, from the exons ATGATGAAGTTGAGAACCTATGCCGGGCTTAGCTTAATAGCTACATTGGCTGTTATTTACCATTCCTTTAACAGTAGAGGGCATTTTTATCCTGCAATGGTTTATTTGTCAACTTCAAAGATCAGTTTGGTGCTTCTTTTGAATATGTGTCTGGTTATTATGTGTATTTTGTGGCAATTGACCAAGAAAATCTTCCTGGGTTCACTCCGAGAAGCTGAAATTGAAAGGCTGAATGAGCAGTCTTGGCGGGAAATCATGGAAATACTTTTTGCAATCACTATTTTCAGACAAGATTTTTCAGTGACATTTCTTGGGATGGTGACAGCTTTACTTCTGATCAAATCTTTGCATTGGTTGGCCCAAAAGAGGGTTGAATACATCGAAACTACTCCATCTGTACCAGTGAGATCTCATATTCGCATCGTATCATTTATGGGATTCCTCCTCCTCATTGACAGTATCTTTCTGTacaattcaataaaatatttggtgGAAACAAGACAAGCCTCAgtttcactctttttttcatttGA ATACATGATATTGGCGACAACAACTGTATCAACCTTCATCAAGTATATATTCTACGTCAGTGACATGCTAATGGAAGGACAATGGGAAAAGAAGGCTGTCTACACCTTTTACTTGGAGCTTATCCGTGACTTGCTCCACTTGACTATGTACATGTGTTTCTTCCTTGTCATTTTTGT GAACTATGGCGTGCCTCTTCACTTGATCCGAGAACTTTACGAGACCTTCCGAAACTTTAAAACCCGTGTGGCTGATTACATACGTTACCGAAAGATCACTTCAAATATGAACGATCGATTTCCAGATGCAACCTCTGAAGAACTCAACGC AAGTGATGCTACATGCATTATATGTCGCGAGGAGATGACTATGGCCAAGAAACTTCTTTGTGGGCATCTTTTCCACGTACACTGCCTGAGATCGTGGTTAGAAAGACAAAACACGTGTCCTACTTGCAGAGCTCTAGTTGTACCTTCTGAGAATGGGACATCTACCTCTGGATCAAGGGCAGATGGCCATCAGCAAG GTGTCAGTGCATCTGGTACTTCCTCTCAAGCGTCTTCTGCTGGTGACGGCGTGGCAAATGATAATGTCAGCCAGCATCAGTCTAGACTTCAAGCTGCTGCCGCCGCCGCATCAATATATGAGAAATCTTTTGTTTATCCTTCTCCAAATACACTGATGTG GTCAACTGGATATGCTTTACTTCCTCAAACAATTGGACATTCTAGCAACACATCAATGACAAATAATGCTGCTGGAACCTCTACAAGTGGACTGCCTCAACAGTATCAGTTTTTAAACACAACCTTTGCTCAGTCACCAGAGTGCACTTTTGTCCCTTCACAGTTTCTGGGTTTTAACGGGCAAGTTGGGACAGGAAGCGCATCAGAGTCAGCACTAGATTTACAAATGAAATTGATTGAGAATCAGATTGAG TTTCTTCAACAGCAGCTCCAGCACCTACAGGCATCAAATTGTGAGAAAACGATGGATCAAGGCTCATCTGATGTGAAGGGGAAGTCAGCATCATCACCATCTTCATCTGTTGTCGACTCAACAA ATACAGAGGCGACAATTCAATAA
- the LOC140989981 gene encoding ERAD-associated E3 ubiquitin-protein ligase HRD1B-like isoform X1, whose amino-acid sequence MMKLRTYAGLSLIATLAVIYHSFNSRGHFYPAMVYLSTSKISLVLLLNMCLVIMCILWQLTKKIFLGSLREAEIERLNEQSWREIMEILFAITIFRQDFSVTFLGMVTALLLIKSLHWLAQKRVEYIETTPSVPVRSHIRIVSFMGFLLLIDSIFLYNSIKYLVETRQASVSLFFSFEYMILATTTVSTFIKYIFYVSDMLMEGQWEKKAVYTFYLELIRDLLHLTMYMCFFLVIFVNYGVPLHLIRELYETFRNFKTRVADYIRYRKITSNMNDRFPDATSEELNASDATCIICREEMTMAKKLLCGHLFHVHCLRSWLERQNTCPTCRALVVPSENGTSTSGSRADGHQQGVSASGTSSQASSAGDGVANDNVSQHQSRLQAAAAAASIYEKSFVYPSPNTLMWSTGYALLPQTIGHSSNTSMTNNAAGTSTSGLPQQYQFLNTTFAQSPECTFVPSQFLGFNGQVGTGSASESALDLQMKLIENQIEFLQQQLQHLQASNCEKTMDQGSSDVKGKSASSPSSSGKSASSPSSSVVDSTSETGNPVCTA is encoded by the exons ATGATGAAGTTGAGAACCTATGCCGGGCTTAGCTTAATAGCTACATTGGCTGTTATTTACCATTCCTTTAACAGTAGAGGGCATTTTTATCCTGCAATGGTTTATTTGTCAACTTCAAAGATCAGTTTGGTGCTTCTTTTGAATATGTGTCTGGTTATTATGTGTATTTTGTGGCAATTGACCAAGAAAATCTTCCTGGGTTCACTCCGAGAAGCTGAAATTGAAAGGCTGAATGAGCAGTCTTGGCGGGAAATCATGGAAATACTTTTTGCAATCACTATTTTCAGACAAGATTTTTCAGTGACATTTCTTGGGATGGTGACAGCTTTACTTCTGATCAAATCTTTGCATTGGTTGGCCCAAAAGAGGGTTGAATACATCGAAACTACTCCATCTGTACCAGTGAGATCTCATATTCGCATCGTATCATTTATGGGATTCCTCCTCCTCATTGACAGTATCTTTCTGTacaattcaataaaatatttggtgGAAACAAGACAAGCCTCAgtttcactctttttttcatttGA ATACATGATATTGGCGACAACAACTGTATCAACCTTCATCAAGTATATATTCTACGTCAGTGACATGCTAATGGAAGGACAATGGGAAAAGAAGGCTGTCTACACCTTTTACTTGGAGCTTATCCGTGACTTGCTCCACTTGACTATGTACATGTGTTTCTTCCTTGTCATTTTTGT GAACTATGGCGTGCCTCTTCACTTGATCCGAGAACTTTACGAGACCTTCCGAAACTTTAAAACCCGTGTGGCTGATTACATACGTTACCGAAAGATCACTTCAAATATGAACGATCGATTTCCAGATGCAACCTCTGAAGAACTCAACGC AAGTGATGCTACATGCATTATATGTCGCGAGGAGATGACTATGGCCAAGAAACTTCTTTGTGGGCATCTTTTCCACGTACACTGCCTGAGATCGTGGTTAGAAAGACAAAACACGTGTCCTACTTGCAGAGCTCTAGTTGTACCTTCTGAGAATGGGACATCTACCTCTGGATCAAGGGCAGATGGCCATCAGCAAG GTGTCAGTGCATCTGGTACTTCCTCTCAAGCGTCTTCTGCTGGTGACGGCGTGGCAAATGATAATGTCAGCCAGCATCAGTCTAGACTTCAAGCTGCTGCCGCCGCCGCATCAATATATGAGAAATCTTTTGTTTATCCTTCTCCAAATACACTGATGTG GTCAACTGGATATGCTTTACTTCCTCAAACAATTGGACATTCTAGCAACACATCAATGACAAATAATGCTGCTGGAACCTCTACAAGTGGACTGCCTCAACAGTATCAGTTTTTAAACACAACCTTTGCTCAGTCACCAGAGTGCACTTTTGTCCCTTCACAGTTTCTGGGTTTTAACGGGCAAGTTGGGACAGGAAGCGCATCAGAGTCAGCACTAGATTTACAAATGAAATTGATTGAGAATCAGATTGAG TTTCTTCAACAGCAGCTCCAGCACCTACAGGCATCAAATTGTGAGAAAACGATGGATCAAGGCTCATCTGATGTGAAGGGGAAGTCAGCATCATCACCATCTTCATCT GGGAAGTCAGCATCATCACCATCTTCATCTGTTGTCGACTCAACAAGTGAGACTGGGAATCCAGTATGTACAGCCTAA